The following proteins are co-located in the Chryseobacterium daecheongense genome:
- a CDS encoding helix-turn-helix transcriptional regulator — MESSESLQEFYNRTQVRVYPSCLSNSGLGHFNVFSRDNCALVTPYSRRDFYKVSLIIGKGKLHYANKWIRVDRPALLFSNPVIPYSWEADDDNQTGWFCLFTDEFLQNGSRLGNLQDSPLFKIGGTPVFFVNEEQQKTVSDLFVKMMTEIDSDYIHKYDMLRSYLHLLIHETMKMNPAENFEYHQNASQRVASLFMELLERQFPIDSPESYLKLRTPNDYAESLSVHVNSLNRSVKEITGKTTTQQITSRIIQEANALLKHTDWNISEIAYGLGFEEPAYFTNYFKKQTGRTPNALRSNLV; from the coding sequence ATGGAATCATCAGAGTCATTACAGGAATTTTATAACCGTACGCAGGTAAGGGTTTATCCTTCCTGCCTTTCTAATTCCGGACTGGGACATTTTAATGTCTTTTCACGGGATAATTGTGCATTGGTTACTCCTTACAGCAGAAGGGATTTTTATAAAGTATCCCTGATTATCGGGAAAGGAAAACTTCACTATGCGAATAAATGGATCCGTGTGGATAGGCCTGCGCTGCTGTTCTCTAATCCGGTAATACCATATTCCTGGGAAGCTGATGATGATAACCAGACAGGGTGGTTTTGTCTGTTTACCGATGAGTTTCTTCAAAATGGAAGCCGTTTGGGAAACCTCCAGGATTCACCGCTTTTTAAAATAGGGGGAACACCTGTTTTCTTTGTTAATGAAGAACAGCAAAAAACAGTTTCTGACTTATTTGTAAAAATGATGACAGAAATTGATTCTGATTATATTCATAAATATGATATGCTTCGAAGCTATTTACATCTTTTAATCCATGAAACCATGAAGATGAACCCTGCCGAAAACTTTGAGTATCATCAGAATGCTTCACAAAGAGTGGCATCCTTGTTCATGGAATTATTAGAGAGGCAGTTTCCTATCGATAGTCCCGAATCCTATTTAAAACTAAGAACCCCTAATGATTATGCGGAGAGTCTTTCCGTACATGTGAACTCCCTTAATCGCTCCGTAAAGGAGATTACAGGTAAAACAACCACACAACAGATCACTTCCAGGATTATTCAGGAGGCCAATGCTTTGCTGAAGCATACGGATTGGAATATTTCTGAAATTGCTTACGGGTTAGGATTTGAGGAACCTGCTTATTTTACTAATTATTTTAAAAAACAAACAGGAAGAACTCCCAATGCACTGCGAAGTAACTTAGTTTGA
- a CDS encoding GNAT family N-acetyltransferase, whose product MENIKFEISPYQDELQILIDDKKAGYMSIAIDGRQLIVYYTKLNEELEGHGYAKMLLDELVRYAEEKDLLIDPECDFVRQQFENHPKRYNDIWHA is encoded by the coding sequence ATGGAAAATATAAAATTTGAAATATCTCCATATCAGGATGAATTGCAGATATTAATTGACGACAAGAAGGCTGGCTATATGTCCATAGCGATTGATGGCAGACAATTAATTGTATATTATACAAAGCTTAATGAAGAACTCGAAGGACACGGATATGCCAAGATGCTTTTAGATGAATTGGTACGGTACGCAGAGGAAAAGGACCTGCTGATAGATCCTGAATGTGATTTTGTAAGACAACAGTTTGAAAATCACCCGAAACGATATAACGACATCTGGCACGCCTGA
- a CDS encoding MBL fold metallo-hydrolase, with product MMYLFIAIAILLILAYYIITSREVFGAEPAGKRLERMKHSKLYKDKQFRNLSYTPSIAEGYSMPKVLYDFFVAKKDPLLKPLKNIPSVHTILKEIPKDQDVYVWLGHSSYFIQTDGVSFLIDPVLSTYGSPFKFFNKAFPGSDIFKPEDIPELDYLVITHDHFDHLDYPTVKKIKDRVGSVILPLGVGAHFEKWGYQENMLIEEEWGGMAYLKNNIKITFTPARHFSGRKIKRNGTLWTSYVLETPTKKIFLGGDSGYDTHFKMIGDQYGPFDYAIMENGQYNEAWKYIHALPEDVIQASIDVNARNIIPVHSSKFALALHPWNEPLQKITSLGKEKNLRILTPMIGETVSLDEQDHQFKAWWED from the coding sequence ATGATGTATTTATTTATTGCGATTGCCATCCTGCTTATATTAGCATACTACATAATAACAAGCCGGGAAGTTTTTGGTGCCGAACCTGCTGGAAAAAGACTGGAGAGAATGAAGCATTCAAAGCTTTATAAAGATAAACAGTTTCGAAACCTTAGTTATACACCATCAATTGCTGAAGGCTATAGCATGCCAAAGGTTCTGTATGATTTTTTTGTGGCTAAAAAAGATCCGCTTTTAAAGCCACTGAAAAATATACCATCAGTTCATACCATTTTAAAAGAGATCCCAAAAGACCAGGATGTATATGTCTGGTTAGGGCATTCATCTTATTTCATTCAGACAGATGGAGTATCCTTTCTGATAGATCCTGTTTTGAGTACGTATGGCTCTCCATTTAAATTTTTTAACAAAGCTTTTCCAGGGTCTGATATTTTCAAACCCGAGGATATCCCGGAACTTGATTATCTTGTTATTACCCATGATCACTTTGATCATTTGGATTATCCTACTGTCAAAAAGATAAAAGATAGGGTAGGAAGTGTTATTTTGCCATTGGGAGTCGGAGCACATTTTGAAAAATGGGGTTATCAAGAAAATATGCTTATTGAAGAAGAATGGGGAGGAATGGCATATTTAAAGAATAATATTAAAATTACTTTTACTCCGGCAAGACATTTTTCAGGAAGAAAAATAAAGAGGAACGGAACATTGTGGACTTCTTACGTTTTGGAAACTCCTACTAAAAAGATATTTTTAGGAGGGGATAGCGGTTATGATACCCACTTTAAAATGATCGGTGATCAATATGGTCCTTTCGATTATGCAATCATGGAAAACGGCCAGTACAATGAAGCATGGAAATACATTCATGCACTTCCTGAAGATGTTATACAGGCGAGTATAGATGTTAATGCAAGGAATATTATTCCTGTTCACTCTTCGAAATTTGCTTTAGCCCTACATCCATGGAATGAGCCATTGCAAAAAATAACAAGTTTAGGTAAGGAAAAAAATCTACGTATTCTTACTCCTATGATCGGTGAAACAGTTAGCCTGGATGAGCAGGATCATCAGTTCAAAGCCTGGTGGGAGGATTGA
- a CDS encoding S41 family peptidase — translation MKITFILFGLIFLWSCSSLTNSERQEGTLIEPEQLKKDVDYAYTKLKEMHPQLYRYITRKDLDFKIDSIKQTINEPLTPTQFYFKLQPVITSIREGHLSLMIPFEKLKREYGGRKLFTYFKYYIKDDHLYIVANKDSIQNIKPGTEILSINNIPISFYISKYRKLISSDGRNTTFTPYYLKDMFFVFFSMENGFLEQVKIETLYNNKKQTFIIERDKQSEAEKAKSQTQANGSFHCPMNRNFKFLDENNSIAYINIKKFSNNKSDRFYKNTFERIKEAKSDYLILDIRNNYGGSLQEINNLYSYLVSEPFTLIKPSRLNSGYTPLKTNYFKKSSPLEYALKGITYPTYFFLKTLHTYKGNDGKFYYKIKADNVTKPNKNAFHGKIFVLVNGGSYSASSIISSKLKFDKVATLVGEETGGANDGTVAGFYSYQVLPNSKLTLPIGLLLVNPNITLTNSQRGVIPDVTITETLQDIINKNDVQLAWVKKEIEKEKARKIK, via the coding sequence TTGAAAATTACATTTATTTTATTTGGACTTATTTTTCTGTGGTCCTGTTCTTCTCTCACCAATAGCGAGCGGCAGGAAGGGACACTTATTGAGCCTGAGCAGCTCAAAAAAGATGTGGATTATGCATATACTAAATTAAAAGAAATGCATCCTCAGCTCTACAGATATATTACAAGAAAAGATCTGGATTTTAAAATCGACAGCATTAAGCAAACTATCAACGAACCTCTTACTCCAACACAGTTTTATTTCAAATTGCAACCCGTTATTACAAGCATCAGAGAAGGGCATCTCTCACTGATGATTCCTTTTGAAAAATTAAAGCGTGAATATGGAGGAAGAAAATTATTTACGTACTTCAAATATTACATCAAGGATGACCATCTTTATATCGTCGCGAATAAAGATTCCATTCAGAATATAAAACCAGGCACCGAAATACTGAGTATCAATAATATTCCGATATCTTTCTATATCAGCAAATACAGAAAGCTGATCAGCAGTGATGGCAGAAATACGACATTTACACCCTATTACCTGAAAGATATGTTTTTTGTTTTTTTCAGCATGGAAAACGGCTTTTTGGAACAGGTGAAAATTGAAACCTTGTATAACAATAAAAAACAAACTTTCATTATCGAACGGGATAAGCAAAGCGAAGCAGAAAAGGCTAAATCTCAAACCCAGGCTAACGGAAGCTTTCATTGTCCTATGAACAGAAATTTCAAATTTCTTGATGAGAACAATTCAATTGCATACATCAATATAAAAAAATTCTCAAACAATAAATCTGACAGGTTTTATAAAAATACATTCGAAAGAATTAAAGAAGCTAAATCAGACTATCTGATATTAGACATCCGGAATAATTACGGAGGTTCTTTACAGGAAATTAATAATCTTTATTCCTATCTTGTTTCAGAACCATTTACTTTAATAAAACCTTCGAGGCTCAATTCAGGCTATACCCCATTAAAAACAAATTATTTCAAAAAGAGCAGCCCTTTGGAATATGCATTAAAAGGAATTACCTATCCAACATACTTTTTCCTTAAAACCCTTCATACTTATAAAGGCAACGACGGCAAATTCTATTATAAGATAAAAGCAGACAATGTAACAAAACCCAATAAAAATGCTTTTCATGGAAAAATTTTTGTACTGGTTAATGGCGGAAGTTATTCTGCATCTTCCATTATCAGCTCAAAACTCAAGTTTGATAAGGTAGCAACCCTCGTCGGAGAGGAAACAGGCGGGGCAAATGACGGAACCGTAGCCGGATTTTATTCTTATCAGGTCCTTCCTAACTCCAAACTTACACTGCCTATCGGCTTACTGCTGGTAAATCCGAATATAACACTCACCAACTCTCAGAGAGGGGTGATCCCGGATGTAACGATCACAGAAACTTTACAGGATATCATCAACAAAAATGATGTACAGCTTGCGTGGGTAAAAAAGGAGATTGAAAAAGAGAAAGCCAGAAAGATTAAATAG
- a CDS encoding helix-turn-helix domain-containing protein produces the protein MKNAFFSVQKRDSEYYKNITSDSFYHIFLLEGVGKIIVDFVEYDFEGNIVLFSSPFQNIRIVTETVLKIDDLSFHSDFYCIEFHKKEVACNGLLFNNIYLFPYFKLTAEVFEEISGYFSKIRKVDPEEDFSQAVLQSYLQLILAICSKEKNKIFPDKDLIKDDFKELKSFQDLVEIHFLTEKNLSFYADLLHITPNTLSKKIKSRFNKTPSQIIQGRVILESKKQIHLTRKSMKEIAAELNFSDEFYFSKYFKKHTGVSPTHFRKEAGISIVADLYK, from the coding sequence ATGAAAAATGCATTTTTTTCCGTTCAAAAAAGAGATTCGGAATATTATAAAAATATCACCAGCGATTCTTTTTATCACATCTTCCTGTTGGAAGGAGTGGGAAAAATCATTGTAGATTTCGTGGAATATGATTTTGAGGGAAACATTGTCCTTTTTTCTTCCCCTTTCCAGAATATCCGGATCGTCACTGAGACCGTTCTTAAGATTGATGATCTCAGCTTCCACAGTGATTTTTATTGCATAGAATTTCATAAGAAAGAAGTAGCCTGTAACGGATTGCTTTTTAACAATATTTACCTCTTTCCTTATTTCAAACTGACTGCAGAGGTCTTTGAAGAAATTTCAGGCTATTTTTCTAAGATCCGGAAAGTAGATCCTGAGGAGGATTTTTCACAGGCCGTTTTACAATCTTATCTGCAGTTAATTCTGGCAATTTGCAGTAAAGAAAAAAATAAAATATTCCCGGACAAGGATCTGATAAAGGATGATTTCAAAGAGTTAAAATCTTTCCAGGATTTGGTAGAAATTCATTTCCTTACGGAAAAAAATCTATCGTTTTACGCCGATCTTTTACATATCACTCCCAACACGTTAAGCAAAAAGATCAAATCCCGATTTAATAAAACACCTTCTCAGATTATTCAGGGAAGAGTTATCCTGGAGTCTAAAAAACAAATTCACCTGACCCGGAAATCCATGAAAGAAATTGCAGCAGAACTTAACTTCAGTGATGAATTTTATTTCAGTAAATATTTTAAAAAACATACCGGCGTTTCCCCTACTCATTTCAGGAAAGAAGCAGGAATTTCCATCGTTGCAGATTTGTACAAATAA
- a CDS encoding DUF417 family protein: MIEFLAHSQKNFIHILRISVFIVMAWIGGLKAFHYEAEGIIPFVANSPFMSFFLNTKSSDADNYKFHKNKEGEWIPANVKWHEANGTYVFSYALGSFIVGIGILVVLGIFYPKIGLLSGILTAGMSIVTLSFLITTPETWVPDLGGPDHGFPFLSGAGRLVIKDMIMLGAGLVIASDSAKSILSR, from the coding sequence ATGATTGAATTCTTAGCACACTCACAGAAAAACTTCATCCATATTCTAAGGATTAGTGTTTTTATCGTTATGGCCTGGATCGGAGGACTAAAAGCATTTCATTATGAAGCGGAAGGTATTATTCCTTTCGTAGCCAATTCTCCTTTTATGAGTTTCTTCCTTAATACGAAATCTTCAGATGCAGATAACTACAAATTCCATAAAAATAAAGAAGGAGAGTGGATTCCAGCCAATGTAAAATGGCATGAAGCAAATGGTACCTACGTGTTTTCCTATGCATTGGGAAGTTTCATTGTTGGCATTGGAATTCTTGTTGTATTGGGTATATTCTATCCAAAGATTGGTTTATTATCCGGGATTTTAACCGCGGGAATGTCAATAGTAACGCTTTCATTTCTGATTACAACTCCCGAAACATGGGTTCCGGATCTCGGAGGGCCTGATCATGGTTTTCCTTTCCTCTCAGGAGCCGGCAGACTGGTGATCAAAGATATGATCATGTTGGGGGCCGGATTGGTAATAGCTTCTGACTCAGCAAAAAGTATTTTAAGCAGATAA
- a CDS encoding RNA polymerase sigma factor yields the protein MSILEKEFLERIEKHKGIIFKISKMYMDDKDDRDDLFQEITYQVWRAYPGFKGQSEFSTWLYRIALNTAIIFLKSEKKRSFIGNDDFAHYKIEQEEYDHEKEEKLAAMYQAIHQLNPIDKAFIFYYLEDFPGREIAEQMGISEGNVRVKMNRAKNKLKDILNTNKY from the coding sequence ATGAGCATACTAGAAAAAGAATTTTTAGAAAGAATCGAAAAGCATAAAGGAATCATTTTTAAGATTTCTAAAATGTACATGGATGATAAAGACGACCGCGATGATCTCTTTCAGGAAATTACCTATCAGGTTTGGAGAGCATATCCAGGATTTAAAGGGCAAAGTGAATTTTCAACCTGGTTGTACAGAATAGCCCTGAATACGGCCATTATCTTTCTTAAATCCGAAAAGAAAAGAAGCTTTATAGGAAATGATGATTTTGCCCATTACAAAATCGAACAGGAGGAATATGACCACGAAAAAGAGGAAAAGCTGGCGGCTATGTATCAGGCTATCCATCAATTGAATCCTATTGATAAGGCTTTTATATTTTATTATCTGGAAGATTTTCCCGGACGTGAAATCGCTGAGCAAATGGGAATTTCAGAAGGTAATGTAAGGGTGAAAATGAACCGCGCCAAAAATAAGTTAAAAGATATCTTAAACACAAATAAGTACTAA
- a CDS encoding SDR family oxidoreductase: MISTTNPLEGKHVIVMGGSAGIGFATAKAAAEKGAVITIVASNQQRIDSALKQLPGNAKGQVADLSKEENIKNFFAVQSSFDHLVYTAGENLQLNHIDETSLSEAQKFFTIRYWGALAAVKYGAPKINQGGSITLTSGIAGNRPGKGWGIAASITSAMEGFARAMAVELAPTRVNIVSPGIVKTDLWGAIPENEREKMYQQYAEALLVRKVATPEDIALAYIYLMEQSFGTGNTIVADGGGVLV, encoded by the coding sequence ATGATATCAACAACAAATCCCTTAGAAGGAAAACATGTCATTGTCATGGGAGGCAGTGCAGGAATAGGTTTTGCAACCGCTAAAGCTGCCGCTGAAAAAGGAGCTGTTATTACTATTGTTGCTTCGAATCAACAACGTATAGATTCCGCTCTGAAGCAACTTCCCGGGAATGCAAAAGGTCAGGTTGCAGACCTAAGCAAAGAAGAAAATATTAAAAATTTCTTTGCTGTTCAATCCTCTTTTGATCATCTGGTATACACCGCCGGTGAAAACCTTCAACTGAACCATATTGATGAAACTTCCCTTTCAGAAGCGCAAAAATTCTTTACAATCCGGTATTGGGGTGCTCTTGCTGCTGTAAAATATGGTGCTCCGAAAATAAATCAAGGTGGATCCATTACTTTAACGAGTGGAATTGCAGGCAACCGGCCGGGAAAAGGTTGGGGTATTGCAGCCAGCATTACTTCAGCCATGGAAGGTTTTGCCAGAGCAATGGCAGTTGAACTTGCTCCAACGAGAGTTAATATCGTATCTCCTGGCATAGTAAAAACAGATCTATGGGGAGCTATCCCGGAAAATGAACGGGAGAAAATGTATCAACAATATGCGGAGGCATTATTGGTAAGAAAAGTAGCCACTCCTGAAGATATTGCTCTTGCTTATATTTACCTGATGGAGCAAAGTTTCGGGACGGGTAATACAATAGTTGCAGATGGCGGCGGGGTGCTAGTTTAA
- a CDS encoding NADP-dependent glyceraldehyde-3-phosphate dehydrogenase, which translates to MNSAQNTSFHEIFKSENEIPEEFKVPEIHQRTYLLNGELIEWKGDVTEIYSPVCIPTENGLERKLLGSIPNISPADAMEVLEACVKAYDNGLGEWPTMSVEGRIKCMEKFVYLMIQQRDLVIKLLMWEIGKTLADSTKEFDRTVDYINQTIDALKDLDRESSRFQQAEGTIAQIRRAPLGVVLSMGPFNYPLNEIFTTLIPALIMGNTILFKLPKHGVLAHYPLLNAFKEAFPKGTVNTLYGKGSEIITPIMESGKVNVLAFIGSSKVANGLKKLHPKVNRLRAILSLDAKNAAIITKNANLDVAVNECILGALSFNGQRCTALKLLFVQKEVAAEFTEKLNKAVSALKPGLPWEKDVKVTPLPEVNKPPYLKECIDDAIAHGAKVLNENGGYTEASFVFPAVVYPVTSEMKLYHEEQFGPVIPVVPFDDIEEPIEYQVNASHGMQVSIFSEDPHEVSKLIDSFVNLVSRVNINCQAQRGPDVFPFTGRKDSAEGTLSVFDALRSFSIRSLVAAKLTESNKELLNTIVREHDSNFLSTDYIF; encoded by the coding sequence ATGAATTCAGCACAGAACACATCATTCCATGAGATTTTTAAAAGCGAAAATGAAATACCGGAAGAATTCAAAGTTCCGGAAATTCATCAGAGAACCTATTTGCTTAATGGTGAACTTATAGAGTGGAAAGGTGATGTCACGGAGATTTATTCCCCAGTTTGTATTCCTACAGAAAATGGGCTTGAGAGAAAGTTACTGGGAAGTATCCCTAATATCAGTCCTGCAGATGCTATGGAGGTTCTTGAGGCTTGTGTAAAAGCATATGATAATGGTCTTGGGGAATGGCCGACCATGTCTGTAGAAGGACGCATCAAATGTATGGAAAAATTTGTGTATCTCATGATTCAGCAACGTGATCTTGTGATTAAGCTTTTGATGTGGGAGATCGGGAAAACCCTGGCCGATTCTACAAAAGAATTTGATCGTACAGTAGATTATATCAACCAAACCATAGACGCATTAAAAGATCTGGACCGGGAATCTTCCCGTTTTCAGCAGGCAGAAGGAACGATTGCACAGATTCGCAGAGCTCCTCTTGGTGTTGTTCTGAGTATGGGACCTTTTAATTATCCTTTAAATGAAATATTCACAACCCTTATTCCGGCTCTTATCATGGGGAATACCATTCTGTTTAAACTTCCCAAACATGGTGTTTTAGCCCACTATCCTTTATTGAATGCCTTTAAAGAGGCGTTTCCAAAAGGAACTGTGAACACACTTTATGGGAAAGGATCTGAAATCATCACTCCTATTATGGAAAGTGGAAAAGTGAATGTTCTGGCGTTTATAGGATCCAGTAAAGTGGCTAATGGGTTGAAAAAGCTGCATCCGAAAGTAAATCGTTTACGTGCTATTTTAAGCCTTGATGCAAAAAATGCAGCGATTATTACTAAAAATGCCAATCTGGATGTAGCGGTAAACGAGTGTATTTTGGGAGCGCTGTCCTTTAATGGTCAGCGATGCACAGCGTTAAAGCTTCTTTTTGTACAGAAAGAGGTTGCTGCCGAATTCACAGAAAAGCTGAATAAGGCTGTCTCTGCTTTGAAGCCCGGATTGCCTTGGGAAAAAGATGTGAAAGTAACACCGCTTCCTGAAGTTAATAAACCGCCTTATTTGAAAGAATGTATTGATGACGCCATTGCTCATGGTGCTAAAGTATTGAATGAAAACGGTGGCTATACTGAAGCTTCTTTTGTATTTCCTGCGGTGGTATATCCGGTAACAAGTGAGATGAAGTTATACCATGAGGAGCAGTTTGGTCCCGTGATACCTGTTGTCCCTTTTGATGATATTGAGGAGCCTATTGAATACCAGGTGAATGCTTCCCATGGAATGCAGGTAAGTATTTTCAGTGAAGATCCACATGAAGTTTCAAAACTTATTGATTCATTCGTTAATCTGGTTAGCCGGGTTAATATTAATTGCCAGGCACAAAGAGGCCCGGATGTTTTTCCGTTTACGGGAAGAAAAGATAGTGCAGAGGGAACGCTTTCTGTATTTGATGCGCTACGGTCTTTCTCTATAAGATCTTTGGTAGCTGCAAAACTTACAGAATCCAATAAAGAGCTCCTGAATACAATTGTCCGGGAACATGACTCTAATTTCTTAAGCACAGATTACATATTCTAG
- the tpx gene encoding thiol peroxidase, giving the protein MFSKLIFTALLSVSVFLFAQNSHNANTIMMGGKPVQTYSKLPAVNKAAPKFTLTDVSMKDQTLDSYKGKFLILNIFPSVDTGVCSASVRHFNEDAANLPNTVVLCISKDLPFAQKRFCGAEGIKNVVMLSDFRSDFGKTYGVEITDSMMKGLLSRAVVVIDPSGKIVYEEQVADISKEPDYEAAIKAVKH; this is encoded by the coding sequence ATGTTTTCAAAATTAATTTTCACCGCGCTATTATCTGTTTCCGTATTCCTTTTTGCTCAAAACTCTCACAATGCCAATACCATTATGATGGGAGGGAAACCGGTACAAACGTATTCCAAACTACCGGCCGTAAACAAAGCAGCGCCAAAGTTCACCCTTACCGATGTTTCAATGAAAGATCAGACCCTGGATTCCTACAAAGGAAAATTTCTTATTCTTAACATCTTTCCGAGTGTAGATACCGGTGTTTGCTCAGCTTCAGTCCGACATTTCAATGAGGATGCAGCTAATCTTCCCAATACAGTAGTTCTTTGTATTTCTAAAGATCTGCCGTTTGCACAAAAAAGATTTTGCGGAGCCGAAGGAATAAAAAATGTGGTTATGCTTTCTGATTTCCGCTCTGATTTCGGAAAAACTTACGGTGTAGAGATCACTGATTCTATGATGAAAGGTCTCTTAAGCCGGGCCGTCGTAGTAATTGATCCTTCAGGAAAAATTGTATATGAAGAGCAGGTAGCAGACATTTCAAAAGAACCTGATTACGAAGCAGCTATTAAAGCTGTGAAACATTAA
- a CDS encoding urocanate hydratase, whose product MTFQELIQQGIPSVLPPFKPYETNINHAPKRKEILGEEEKKLALKNALRYFEPKFHAELLPEFREELEQYGRIYMYRFRPDYEMKARPITEYPGKSEQAKSIMLMIQNNLDYAVAQHPHELITYGGNGAVFQNWAQYLLTMKYLSEMNDEQTLVIYSGHPMGLFPSHKDAPRVVVTNGMVIPNYSKPDDWEKFNALGVSQYGQMTAGSYMYIGPQGIVHGTTITVLNAFRKINKETKGGLFVTSGLGGMSGAQPKAGNIAGCITVCAEVNPKITKIRHEQKWVNEIHENVDELVARVRKAQENKETVSLAYLGNVVEVWEKFDEEGLKIDIGSDQTSLHNPWAGGYYPVGQSFEESNTMMAENPELFKEKVQETLRRHAAAINKHTEKGTYFFDYGNAFLLEASRAGADVMAENPTLGREFKFPSYVQDIMGPMCFDYGFGPFRWVCTSGKPEDLQKTDDIACRILEEIQQNSPEEIQQQMKDNIQWIKGAQENKLVVGSQARILYADAEGRMKIAEAFNKAIKNGEIGPVVLGRDHHDVSGTDSPYRETSNIYDGSRFTADMAIHNVIGDSFRGATWVSIHNGGGVGWGEVINGGFGMLLDGSDDADRRLKSMLFWDVNNGISRRSWARNEGAVFAIKRAMEVEPNLKVTLPNIVDDNLL is encoded by the coding sequence ATGACATTCCAGGAACTTATACAACAAGGTATACCTAGCGTATTGCCACCATTCAAACCATATGAAACCAATATAAATCACGCTCCCAAACGTAAAGAAATTTTGGGTGAAGAGGAGAAAAAGTTAGCATTAAAGAATGCTTTACGTTATTTTGAGCCTAAATTCCATGCAGAATTATTACCTGAATTCAGAGAAGAGCTTGAGCAGTATGGCAGAATTTATATGTATCGATTCCGTCCGGATTATGAAATGAAAGCAAGACCTATCACTGAATATCCGGGGAAATCGGAACAGGCAAAATCTATTATGCTAATGATTCAGAATAATCTGGATTATGCGGTAGCACAACATCCCCATGAGCTGATAACATATGGTGGAAACGGAGCTGTTTTTCAAAATTGGGCACAGTATCTTTTAACGATGAAGTATTTGTCTGAAATGAATGATGAGCAAACCCTTGTCATTTATTCCGGACATCCGATGGGATTATTTCCTTCGCACAAAGATGCGCCACGGGTTGTGGTAACGAACGGAATGGTTATTCCAAACTATTCTAAGCCCGATGATTGGGAGAAGTTCAATGCGTTAGGGGTTTCCCAATATGGGCAAATGACTGCAGGAAGTTATATGTACATCGGTCCGCAGGGAATTGTTCATGGAACAACAATAACAGTACTGAATGCTTTCAGAAAAATAAATAAAGAAACAAAAGGTGGCTTATTTGTAACTTCAGGATTGGGGGGAATGAGCGGAGCACAACCAAAAGCTGGAAATATTGCAGGATGTATTACCGTGTGTGCTGAAGTAAATCCTAAAATTACAAAGATTCGTCATGAACAGAAATGGGTGAACGAAATCCATGAAAATGTAGATGAGCTGGTAGCAAGAGTGAGAAAAGCTCAGGAAAATAAAGAGACTGTTTCTTTGGCTTATCTAGGAAATGTAGTTGAGGTTTGGGAAAAGTTTGATGAAGAAGGTCTTAAGATTGATATCGGTTCGGATCAGACATCGCTGCATAATCCATGGGCGGGAGGATATTATCCTGTGGGACAAAGTTTTGAAGAATCAAATACGATGATGGCAGAAAATCCTGAATTATTTAAAGAAAAAGTTCAGGAAACTTTAAGGAGACATGCAGCTGCCATTAATAAACATACAGAAAAAGGAACTTACTTCTTTGATTATGGTAACGCCTTTTTATTAGAAGCTTCAAGAGCCGGCGCAGATGTAATGGCCGAGAATCCGACATTAGGAAGGGAATTCAAGTTTCCAAGTTATGTTCAGGATATTATGGGACCAATGTGCTTTGATTACGGTTTTGGGCCATTCCGTTGGGTTTGTACGAGTGGAAAGCCGGAAGATCTTCAAAAAACAGATGATATCGCCTGCAGGATATTGGAAGAAATTCAGCAAAATTCTCCGGAGGAGATCCAACAGCAGATGAAAGATAATATCCAATGGATCAAAGGTGCACAGGAAAACAAATTGGTTGTGGGTTCACAGGCAAGGATACTATATGCCGATGCAGAAGGAAGAATGAAGATTGCTGAAGCATTCAATAAAGCCATAAAAAACGGAGAAATAGGTCCGGTTGTATTAGGAAGAGATCATCATGACGTATCGGGTACAGATTCTCCGTACAGAGAAACTTCCAATATTTATGACGGTTCAAGATTTACAGCGGATATGGCTATCCACAACGTGATTGGTGATAGTTTCCGGGGGGCGACCTGGGTTTCTATTCATAACGGCGGTGGTGTCGGTTGGGGAGAAGTAATCAACGGAGGTTTCGGAATGTTGCTGGATGGGAGTGATGATGCTGACAGAAGGTTAAAGTCTATGCTTTTTTGGGACGTAAATAACGGAATTTCAAGAAGAAGCTGGGCGAGAAATGAAGGGGCTGTTTTTGCTATCAAAAGGGCAATGGAAGTGGAGCCGAATTTAAAAGTTACCCTTCCTAATATAGTCGATGATAATTTATTATAA